Proteins co-encoded in one Rhopalosiphum maidis isolate BTI-1 chromosome 2, ASM367621v3, whole genome shotgun sequence genomic window:
- the LOC113551465 gene encoding LOW QUALITY PROTEIN: MATH and LRR domain-containing protein PFE0570w (The sequence of the model RefSeq protein was modified relative to this genomic sequence to represent the inferred CDS: deleted 1 base in 1 codon), with product MAVDLNEVKINVRSLLTSSQKPLSILQLQKDYQEQEGCNLPYRSLGFSSVIELLQSMTDVLTVPPNPNESTTLSLVVCDKTNHLRMLVVKQRSNTRKKKAKPNMNRRYGHQISHNGNKTFSGHNSHSKNILTKTNNYVSSISQNTRSDFHRSNNSSKSYNQINQSSSTSKSYLDLNRNDFNQDANSSTGYMTDKLRSDIERFILENQKLISIYKLKEIVKQHPDYSVLKINCMQDLKDRVKDFLNINDTSVSLKNTLQSKTSIASLHHNTDVQIKPLILSDVNKSSYNNSLPSISAINHINSEDKNVINSKKYECNEQNIVSDLYTRLTVNGFQEDTLHNKNLNDNNFGMNSKINRSIESLTDYIDMCKNQSMIRELGDGFYNTDKNSDIAKINLRKNIEHVKKLSENRKKKYVDTEFVNGKKPESCSITMSGENSLKTLNSFLHSTPKKNNNDNITLDEDQCIPDVIRLNIARIFKVYCYGVNTENFKLIYTKLYCTIFDPIYFGFTSIKQLLKVLDQMIEIRNNVLYPKNEFKLCENMDFKNKNDCLLSNIRLNNEVNISTNIEQPLLSFNQDRLKKMLLVETYNPSLFYLQLCYKIVELDRLMMQMQQFYETENKNYFVKMEQILPGSFYASSYTSFSNFKQWYRVRVLREVNPTTVEVIHVDYGTIDNIPKTELRFLKCEFCNLPCQAIHCCLTGYNELDSISPEVTKAFLEIININKEVLVMVDAYFILNKHCQILHVTLFQNKSNNSKKLENINNELTIWHLKR from the exons atGGCAGTGGATCTAAATGAagtcaaaattaatgtaaggAGCTTGTTAACCAGTTCTCAAAAACCACTCAGTATTTTACAGCTCCAAAAAGATTATCAG GAACAAGAAGGATGTAACTTACCTTATAGAAGTTTAGGTTTTAGTTCAGTCATTGAATTGCTTCAAAGTATGACTGATGTTTTAAct gtCCCTCCAAATCCAAATGAGTCAACTACATTATCTCTTGTTGTTTGTGATAAGACCAACCATTTAAGAATGCTTGTTGTTAAACAAAGATCAAATACCAGAAAAAAGAAAGCAAAACCCAATATGAATAGACGATATGGACATCAAATAAGTCATAATGGAAACAAAACTTTTTCTGGACACAACTctcatagtaaaaatattctaactaAAACCAACAATTATGTAAGCAGCATATCTCAAAATACTAGAAGTGACTTTCATAGATCTAATAATTCTTCTAAAagttataatcaaattaatcagTCATCTTCAACTAGTAAAAGTTATTTGGatttaaatagaaatgatTTTAATCAAGATGCAAATTCTAGTACTGGTTATATGACAGATAAATTACGTTCTGATATAGAAAGATTCATACTTGAAAATCAAAAg ctgatatctatatataagttaaaagaAATCGTAAAACAACATCCTGACTATtcagttttgaaaataaactgtatGCAAGATTTAAAAGATCGagttaaagattttttaaatataaatgatacaagtgtttctttaaaaaatacattacaatcTAAAACTTCTATAGCCAGTTTACATCACAATACAG atGTACAAATTAAGCCTTTAATACTATCTGATGTTAATAaatcatcatataataattcactGCCTAGTATATCagctataaatcatattaatagtgaagataaaaatgtgattaattcaaaaaaatatgaatgtaatgaacaaaatatagtGTCTGATTTGTATACACGGCTAACAGTTAATGGATTTCAAGAAGATAcacttcataataaaaatctaaatgataataattttggaatgaatagtaaaataaatagatcaaTTGAATCTTTGACTGATTATATAGATATGtgtaaaaatcaaagtatGATTAGAGAACTTGGagatggtttttataatacagataAAAACTCTGATAttgctaaaattaatttaagaaaaaatattgaacatgtGAAAAAACTAtcagaaaatagaaaaaaaaaatatgtagatacAGAATTTGTAAATGGAAAGAAACCTGAATCTTGTTCTATTACt atgAGTGGTGAAAATTctcttaaaactttaaattcgtTTTTGCATTCTACtccaaagaaaaataataatg ATAACATAACATTGGATGAAGACCAATGTATTCCTGATGTAATAAGGTTAAACATTGCAAGAATATTCAAAGTATACTGTTATGGTGTGAATActgagaattttaaattaatttatact AAATTGTACTGTACTATTTTTGATccaatttattttggttttacaTCAATTAAACAATTGTTAAAGGTATTGGATCAAATGATTGAAATTCGTAATAATGTACTGTACccgaaaaatgaatttaaattatgtgaaaatatggattttaaaaataagaat gattgtttattatcaaacattcgtttaaataatgaaGTAAACATTTCTACAAACATAGAACAACCATTATTGTCTTTTAATCAggatagattaaaaaaaatgctgttGGTTGAAACATATAAtccaagtttattttatttacaattatgttaTAAGATTGTAGAACTTGATCGTCTAATGATGCAAAtgca acaattttatgaaactgaaaataaaaactattttgtcaaaatggAACAAATTTTACCAGGTTCATTTTATGCATCTTCCTATActtcattttcaaattttaaacaatggtATAGAGTAAGAGTTTTAAGAGAAGTTAATCCAACCACTGTTGaa gttatTCATGTGGACTATGGAACTATTGATAATATTCCGAAGACTGaattacgatttttaaaatgtgaattttgtaatttaccaTGTCAAGCAATCCATTGTTGTTTGACTGGTTATAATGAACTTGATTCAATTTCACCTGAAGTTACAAAAGCATTTTtagaaatcataaatattaataaggagGTTTTGGTTATGGTCGatgcttattttatattg aataaacaTTGCCAAATCTTACATGTCACCTTGTtccaaaataaatcaaataattcaaaaaaattagaaaatatcaacaacgagtt